DNA from Sorex araneus isolate mSorAra2 chromosome 6, mSorAra2.pri, whole genome shotgun sequence:
CACTTGGCCAAGGTCACGTCGCTGGGAGGTGGGGCAGCCAGGGTTCGAACCCCCGACCCTCTGACTGGCCGTGCAGGTGCCTGGAGGGTTGTGGGAGAGCTGGGGAGAGACTCTGAGGGTTTGTTCACAGCAGGAGGCCTCGAAGCCGCTCCACCCCACTCAGCCCTGCTGGCCTAGCCTCCTCACCCAGACCCTGCCCTTGCCCCTTGGTGCCCTGGGCCCCTGGCGCCGCTGTTGTGTAACCCTGCAGGGTAGGATGGGTGGGACAGTGGCTGCTGCCGCTCCGGAGCTCCGTCCTCAGCCCCAGCGTGCTCTGGGCTCTGCGCTGGGTGGGCTGACCCCGGGCCCACCTGCCccacttcccctctcctccccagatgTTGTCACCACTGGCTCTTTCTTCATCCCGGCCTTGCCTGGACTCTACCCCCTCAAGCCTCCGTGTGAGGTGAGGCGGCAGGGGCTTCCCAGGGCCCGTGTCCCCGGCAGAAGGCAGCCAGAGCTGGGCGCGGGCAGATAAGGCTCTAGGAATCACTTCAAAGACCGCCTCTGGGACTGATGACTCCCAGTCTGCAGCCCAGGGAGCAAAGTTCAGGCTTGGCTGCTGGCTGGCCCGCCTCGCTGCCCTCAGGCTCCGTGACGTGTAGTCCTGAGCCCGAGAGAGGGGCTGCCGCTGCGgctgagagaggagaggagagaggaggataTCCCAGTCTGagtttcccttcccccacccactctccctcccagcctccgGCATGTGGAGAGCCGGCTCTACCCTTATCCTTATTTTCTCAAAGGCTGACCGCTCCGGCTTGCTGTTTCTGGGACTAGGATAACGAATTATTCTTCCTGCACCTCAATTTTATCAGCTGTACTATGGAGCTGTGTAATCACGCGCAGTCCGTTTCGGAGGGTTGGGAGGAGTCTCAGGGATAATGCATGTAAATGTAGTGTGAGCCTCGGTGCTGATGTGAGGGACGCCGCCAGTGAGAGCTGGAGAGGTGATGATAATCATGGAACCTGCGTGTCTTTCTCGACTCTGGATGCAGCATCCCGATGGTCCGGGATCTTTGCCACACAAATGCCCGGAGCTTGCTTCTGATCCCACCCTGGAGCCAGAATTCCTGAGGTTGGGGCCAGGTAATGAAGAAACAGTTCCCTTTTAAAGGaactcttcaggggctggagtgatagcacagcgggtagggcgtttgccttgcacgcggccgacccgggttcgattcccagcatcccatatggtcccctgagcaccgccaggggtaattcctgagtgcagagccaggagtgacccttgtgcatcgccaggtgtgacccaaaaagcaaaaaaaaaaaaaaaaataaaaaaaataaaggaactctTCAGAGGCCTAAACCCCTTCTACTCTCGCCACCGCCTTGGGCAACTTTCCTGTAGCCCCATTTCTCCCCAAATTCCTTTTCCCTTCTAGGATCCCTTCCCCCGCCACACACATATGCCCTTGCTTTATTAATTGggttttttgggtgggggtgggggtggggagggttgtttggtttgggggccacacccagctgtgctcaggacttactcctggctctgctcgggagtaactcttggcagtgctcaagggaacatatgagatgcccgggatcaaacacaggttggctgtgtacaaggcaagcatcctacccactctgCTCTCTCTTCGGCCCTCTTCCCCTGCTTTGTACGGTGCTCTGCTGGTTCTTGGTCTGCCTCTGAAGCAGGCCACCGAGGTCTCTTCTAAGGGTTacaaggtgagagagagagagagagagagagagggagagggagagggagagggagagagagaggagagagaatgagaatctagatgtgtgtgttggggtgggacTGAGGGGGGTGTAGAAGCATGCTGTGTAGGATGGCTGGAGCCCCATAGAGTTAGAGCCCCAGGTTATAAGAGAGATCCCCAGATGAGGACGAATGCCCCGCAATGTGGGTGGAGCCAGCCGGAGCTCCTCCCATAGCCTCAGAATGGTTCTGACCCTGCCAGGCCAGGGACCTCTGAATTTGAAGCCAATTTTGCATTTTCCTAGAAAAAAGATCTACCACCTTGTGTTGggaaattcttgtttgtttgggggccatgcttggTGGTGTCTGGGACTAGTCTCAATTGGGTGCCGATGCTCTCAGTCAGTGTCTTAAGGAggagctgcccccccccgccccccagagggTCAGCGTCGCTGCTCAGGAGTGAGGGGGAAGCTGCCGTCAGGATGAGGATCGAGGATCGCGCCCGCCGCTTCCACGGCTCAGGACTCACGGAGGACCCACGGTGGTcccaagtggtgtgtgtgtgtgtgtgtgtgtgtgtgtgtgtgtgtgtgtgtgtgtgtgtgtgtgtgtgtgtgtgtgtgtgtgcctgccggGGAACAGGGCGGGATCAAGGGGCTTGAAGGAATGAGATTCTCTGGAGAAGGCTCCGgcatgtgtggggggtggggttggataGGTAAGAGGAGCCCCAGGAAGGTAgcgaggggagggtgggggcgggggatccTAATGGAACTGCAGATACTTGCCTCCTTTAAAGAGATTAAGATTACAGCGGAGAATTCCCACTCTAATCTGATAATGGCCTCACACTCCCGAGCACATTAGTGACCTGAGTGACCGGGAGGGGCGGCCTCACACGGAGGAGGAAGTGAAGTGTCTGCCGTGATGAGGCTCTCAGCGGGCATCTACCGTGGACCAACGCAGAGAAGTAAGGCGGGCAAAGGGCCTGCCCACTGCTGTAGGAAGCACATTTCCAAATGACTCTCCCAGTTGACACCCAGTTCCCAACAtcggtgcttggggaaaccatttGTCGAGTTCTTCAATCACCCCCGCTCGCCATGGTCTCAAATTTGCTGAGATTGGTTGCATCATCCCTATTTTACAGATAGGAAAACTGAGGCTCTGAATTGCTCACTCCAGTTTACGGCTACCAGGAAATAGGCAACTGGGACTTGTCTCCCAGCTGTCTGCTGGTCCAGTCCTTGCTCTTTGCCACACCCGGTTGCTTTACCTGGATCGGTTGGGTCCCACCAAGGAAACTGACACATAGTCATTGAATTAGAACCATTGTCAGTTGCACAATGGCAGGCTGTGTCAGTCTGGTTCATGACCCAGTCCTGGTGCCCAGGACAGAGCCCGGCACATTGTTAGTGcccaataaacatttttttgtgagtgtttttggaccacacctggcctgtattccgggggtcactcctgtcttgTGATccgggggttgaactggggttggccaggtgcagagccagagctTTAACCATGGTGCTGTCTCCATAAACAttctttttgtttcgttttgtttgggaggccacacccagtgctgctggggtcagggggagcactgcactcaggaaccattcctggcgatgctcgggaccCCTCTGGGATgcggaggatcgaacccaggtcgaccatgggcaaggcaaacctCCCGCCCACTTTCCTATGTCTCTGCCCCTCCATAAACAGTCTTGAACATGTGCACGGGCTCCTGGCGCCTCACTTGGTGAAGCTGCGGCCGGTGGCTGAGGCGAGAGCCCTGTCCTCGCCTGCAGAGAGCACGGCAGCGCTGAGCCGCttgggagggcggggcctggggcgggaTGATGATTCACTGCCTCGGGATTGGGACAGACAATGTGTGGCTGTGAGTCGAGGAGGAAGAGGTCTCTGTGGGCTGGACAGGCCTGGAAGGCGCCCTGGACGGGGGCGTGGTGGGAGACGCCTAGTCCAGATGCAAGTGGCCAGGTGGAGGCAGGCGGCTGAGACTCAGCCCTCGGCCCCAAAGACCCCAAAGACCCCAAAGGCAGGATCGGAGACTGGGTCTGCagggggggtgggagcagggttTTGTTAGGGTTTTattaggggaggggaggggagggaagggtttGCTCACCCTCAGACTGGGGGAGGCCCTGGAGAAGCGGTGCCGAGGGGAGTTCCTAGGGCAGGTCAAAGGTGGGGAGGGAGCCAGGTGTAAACAAGGCCGGATGTTTGTGGACAGGTCAGCCAGATGTTGGTGGAGCAAGCAGGGGTGTGGGAAGTATTTCGGAGGCAGCTCTGGCCCAGTTAGACCTGCTGGGCTCCCCGGGTGAAGGACAGGCCAGCTCCCAGGATCGGTCCCAGGGCTGACCCCAATTTTGCCGGGGGAGGACAGACAGCTCCACCTCACCCCTAACCACGTCCAAGCCTCCACAGCTTCAAGCTGGCCTTCCCCGGGGGTCGTGAGAATAGGGGGGCTTAGGGTCTCGAGCTCCACGCATGCACAAGACTGCCGTAGCCCCTCTGCACCGCTGCTCATGGCAACAGCTACAACCGCAGCGAAAGGGGTTTGGGCAGGGGTTTGGGCAGGGGTTTGGGCAGGCTGGGCCTCGTACACAGCCGCGCAGCTGGAATCTCAGCTGGAATCTCGGGAGGGAgagagcggggcggggcgggggcgggggggggggggaggtggaggtgggaggtgggtccGGGCAGGGGATGGGGTCTGGTGCCTCTGTTCTCCCGTGATGGGGTGTCAGGCCGCCCTATCTCAGTATCAGGGTAATTACCGCGGGTGACTAAGGCAGGGTGCAGGTGAGAAGGAGGTGTCCGCCAAAActcagggaggagagggagtggCGGGTGGGCCGGGCGTTCAGGGCAGGAGCGCTCAGCTGCTCCCGGCCCTTTCTGACTGCTCAGACCTCGCCGCCGCTGTGCCCAGCTTCCAGCTTCAGGCACCACTCAGCCTTCTGCGTGGGGCCGGGCACTCCTGGGGGGCAGccaagggtggggggggctggggtggggcagccGCCGGGCCAGGTGCCTCCCTGCAGCTGATCTCCTGTTGGCCTCTTCTCCTTGCAGCCCTCCTGTTCCTGGGGCCTGTCAGGATGGGGCCCCTGAGGcccaccccaggccctggggGCCAGCGGTGGCAGCTTCCccccttcctgctggctctgctgcTCCTGCTGGCTCCGTCCCCAGGCCACGCCACGCAGGTCCTGTACAAGGTGCCGGAGGAGCAGCCGCCCAACACGCTCATCGGGAGCCTGGCCGCTGACTACGGGTTCCCAGACGTGGGCCACCTGTACAAACTCGAGGTGGGCGCCCCGTACCTGCGGGTGGACGGCAAGACGGGCGACATCTTCACCACCGAGACCTCAATCGACCGCGAGGGCCTGCGGGAGTGTCAGAACCAGCTCCCGGGGGAGCCGTGCATCCTGGAGTTCGAGGTGTCCATCACGGACTTGGTGCAGAATGGGAGCCCCCGGCTGCTGGAGGGCCAGATCGAGGTGCTGGACATCAACGACAACACGCCCAACTTCGCCTCGCCCATCATCACGCTGCCCATCCCCGAGAACACCAACATCGGCTCGCTCTTCCCCATCCCCGTGGCCTCGGACCGCGACGCGGGGCCCAATGGCGTGGCCTCCTATGAGCTGCAGGCCGGGCCCGAGGCACAGGAGCTGTTCGGGCTGCAGGTGGCCGAGGACCAGGAGGGGAAGCAGCCGCAGCTCATCGTCATGGGCAACCTGGACCGGGAGCGCCTGGACACCTACGACCTCACCATCAGGGTGCAGGACGGCGGCAGCCCCCCTCGGGCCAGCAGTGCCCTGCTGCGGGTCACCGTGCTCGACACCAACGACAACGCCCCCAAGTTCGAGCGACCCTCGTACGAGGCCGAGCTGTCGGAGAACAGCCCCATTGGCCACTCGGTCATCCAGGTGAGAGGCCCCTCTGTCAGGGACATTCCTCCCGCCATAGCACATGAAAGGTGGGCGCTGAGGGGACACGTCTAACCAGGGAAGGCCTTTCTgtacccccaccccgcccccgcccccacccagccagCGATAactctttctcctttatttttgttttgttttgttggtttcagggccacacctggtgatgctcaggggtcactcctaccaAAGCTCAAGGGGCCATAagggatgtcaggaatcgaacccgggtcgccatgtgcagggcaagcaccctacccgtattatcgctccagccccctctctcaaCTATTTAGGTGACAGCTGCAGGCATCAAGGTTAGGGGCAGTAATGGGCCGCTCCCCACCAGAGCTGAGCAGCGGTTAGGACAGTGACAGGCTTCCCCATTTTAGACCAAGGAGCCGAGTGGGAACCAGGGAGCCCCCCTGGTCTCAGGGCAGCTTCGCTGCCCTCGAGGGCAGAGCAGAGCTTCGGTCCTCCCTGGTGATGCCAAATGAGATCATTTGAGCCAGGTGAGTCCTCCGAGTGCTGGAAAAGGACTCGCAGATCTGGCTCCGCACTGCCTCCTCTAGTATGGGGCACCCCGGGGGTGGGGTGCTTGGCACCCGGGGATTTCGGTTGGTTCTCAGCACCCCTCTCCCTGGGAACTGCCCCAGGGGCTGGGCAGCCTGGTGGGgccggggccaggagggagccgCGTCCCGCAGACTGGGTGGGTGTATCTCCGCTGTCATCTCAGCCTGGCTGctggccagccccccacccccccaccccgcgccttCTCCTTCCCCACAGGCTCAAGCCTTTGATGTCAGGCGCTGATGAGGGTCCGCCTGCCCCACACACCGTTACCCGGCCTGGGAACCCTTTCGTCCTGGTCCTCAGAtgcggggggctgtggggaggcgtTTCAgccttttttgggttttttgttgttttgtgttttttggtttgtttttttttttttaaattttgagactGGTGGATTTGGAGCCTGTCGAAGAGATGCTGAGAAAGTAAAGGGAGACAGACAGTCGGTTAATAATGATAGCCTCCGTGCCGGGCTCTGTTCCCAACGTATCATAGATATCATATCAGTCATCCCCACACTGCAGGGTGaacattatccccattttacagatgggaaccGGAGACACGCAGTGAACTGATATCACCCAGCCAATGTGCTCAGATCCCACTGTGAGGGCTGGGGCGCTGGCCCAAAGGATTGGGGTGTGTGCTCTACCTGCAGGGGCCttaggttcaaaccccagcactgcatggtctttggagcgtggcccccaagcagaaaacaaaaaagatcacagggctagagcgatagtacagaaggtgagattcaatcccccagcatcccatgtggtcccccaggcactgccaggaatggtccctgagcagagagccaggagcaccaacccggtgtgccccacccccacccccccaaaagacaGATGCCAATTAAGGCCACATCCAATCCCTAGCTTCCAAGTTCTCATGCCCATAGCACCAAAGCAGGATTGGGAGTAGAGAGGGGACTGaggaaggcagggctggagagagtgggagaggacCGGCAGGAGCCGGGGAGGATGCGGAAATCAAGAGTCATGGGCGAAGGAGAGGGTGTCTAATGACAGGTGGTGACAGATAAAGGCCTCGAGGGAAAGGGAAGCGCTCTCATGGGCCTGAGAGGGACCCGGGAACAAGGACCCCGGTCCTGGAGAAGGTCCTAGCAGAGCCTCGCAGGCCACAGCAGGGTACCGGTGTGTGTTGGCACTGAGTTTCTGAGATGGGCACCCAGGAGGCTGAAGGGACAGGCGGTAGGAATGCTGGCCGGGAGGGCACACAGCTGGCGTGCACGAGGCCCCCTTGAGTTTTATCTCTGGTACCTCCTGTCcccctcaagcatcactgggggtTGCCCTGGTGACCTTAGTTCTGCTGGCAGAGACCACCATCATTACTTCCTATTCTCTTAGGAACATAGAgcgaggtggggctggagagatagcacagcgggtaggccgtttgccttgcatgcggccgactcgggtttgattcccagggtcccatatggtctcctagcagcaccaggagtaactccagagcatcgccaggtgtgacccaaaaagaaagagaaaagaaaaagaaaatagagcaagGAATGCTGTTCAGGGAGCACTTTCCCAGGAGCAGCAGTGTGGCATTTTTCCATTTCATCCTCTCGGTTCCAGCATGGAGTGGGTCCATTAGGGTTCCTCTCGGACACCTTTGTGGGCTGATACTTGCAGGAGTTGGACAACTGGCCCCAGGGTCATAGTTGTCAAGAGCTGcagccaggattcaaacccagggctgCTTTGGGCCCCAGAGACTTAAGAGCTGCCTGTCCATCAACCCCAGGCGACCCCCACACCCCCGCTCCGCGCCCGTGCCTTCACCTGTCTGGCCACGACCTACCTTCCCCCTCgtgctcccccctgccccatgcTCCCTCACACTCAACCACACCTGGTTCCCGTCGGTTTGATCCCGCCCATGTTTGTGTAGCGTTGGGCCGGGTGTGCGGCAACCGTGGCATGAGGGCGTGCCCCGTGCAGAGGGACAGACAGCTTATTGTTTGACGCTGGGAGCCCAGCCCGCTGCCAGCAGGCGCTGCGGCCTGCACAGCCCCGCCCTCCTGGCCGTTGGGCCGGATTCCTCAGGCTGGTGCCTCGCCAGCGCGCCAGGCGGAGAAGCTGCTGAAACAGGTTCCCCCAGTTTGACGGAGCCCTGGCCTGGCAGGCTCGAGCTGACCCACATCCCCACCTGGGCGCTTTCAAAACGTCTTCCCTCACTGCGGCCTCCAGGTGGGCTCTGCGGACACAGGCGCACGAACACGCCTCCTCACGTGCTCCCCCGCTGTCATACATGTGGGTGCATGTATGCGGCGTGCAGGCCTGGTCACTGACGCGGCTCTAGCCTGAGCCCTGTAGCCACATGTGGTGAAGACCAGTTTAACAGGCAGCGGGCCCCGCCTGGTTGCAGACAGGGGCCTCATCCTCCCCACTTTGGGTGGTGGTAGCTTAGACCTGCTTTTCTGAGGCTCAGAGAGTGGAcagaggttaagtcacttgcttAGAGTccctagttcagtccccagcaccgcatggtcccccaggcacagccaggagtgactcctgagcacaaaaccagagtagcccctgagtactgccaaacaTGGTTCCAGTAGACCCCtaccccaccaaagaaaaagaaaagagtgctACTGGACAAAGGTCACATGGCCCCCGGTGGgctcccaggatattccaaggggtcaTAGGTCAAAATCCAATCAATACAAGGTCACAGCACATGACTAGtagacagggtggggggcgggggagcagagACAAACACATCAAAGAGTGGCAGGTGGAGCCCACTGCTGACCACTCGTGTCTCTGACGTTGCAGAGTCACGCTTTGCGGCCGCCTCTGCTCCCCAGGATGGCCGCTGGCACGTGCCGGCAGCGTTGGGAGGGCCAGGACGCCATGCAGGCCTGGGAATGCCTGCCGCACTGCTGGAAAGACGGTACCCATGTCTTCATTCACGCTTCCGCGCTAAGCCATCCCTGCTCTCCTGTTTCTCTCCCCTACCCTGTAGGTGAAAGCCAATGACTCGGACCAAGGGGCCAACGCCGAGATCGACTACACCTTCCACCAGGCGCCTGAAGTGGTGCGGCGCCTCCTGCGGCTGGACAGGAACACGGGGCTCATCACGGTGCAGGGCCCCGTGGACCGGGAGGACCTCAGCACCCTGCGCTTCTCGGTGCTGGCCAAGGACCGAGGCACCAATCCCAAGAGCGCCCGCGCCCAGGTGGTGGTGACCGTGAAGGACATGAACGACAACGCACCCAGCATCGAGATCCGGGGCATCGGGCTGGTGACGCACCAGGACGGGATGGCCAACATCTCGGAGGACGTGGCGGAGGAGACGGCGGTGGCTCTGGTGCAGGTGTCCGACCGAGACGAGGGCGAGAACGCCGCTGTCACCTGCGTGGTGGCGGGCGACGTGCCCTTCCAGCTGCGCCAGGCCAGCGAGACGGGAAGCGACAGCAAGAAGAAGTACTTCCTGCAGACCACCACCCCGCTGGACTACGAGAAGGTCAAGGATTACACCATCGAGATCGTGGCTGTGGACGCGGGCAACCCCCCGCTGTCCAGCACCAACTCGCTCAAGGTGCAGGTGGTGGACGTGAATGACAATGCGCCCGTGTTCACCCAGAGCGTCACGGAGGTGGCCTTCCCGGAAAACAACCAGCCGGGGGAGGTGGTCGCCGAGGTCACGGCCACTGACGCTGACTCGGGCTCCAACGCGGAGCTGGTGTACTCGCTGGAGCCGGAGCCGGCCGCCAAGGGCCTCTTCAGCATCTCGCCGGAGACGGGCGAGATCCGGGTGAAGACTTCCCTGGATCGGGAGCAGCGAGATAGCTACGAGCTAAAGGTGGTGGCCGCCgaccggggcagccccagcctgcAGGGCACGGCCACCGTGCTGGTCAACGTGCTGGACTGCAATGACAACGACCCCAAGTTCATGCTGAGTGGCTACAACTTCTCTGTGATGGAGAACATGCCGGCGCTGAGCCCGGTGGGCATGGTGACCGTCATTGACGGGGACAAGGGGGAGAACGCCCGGGTGCAGCTCACCGTGGAGCAGGACAATGGGGACTTCGTGATCCAGAACGGCACGGGCACCATCCTGTCCAGCCTGAGCTTCGACCGGGAGCAGCAGAGCACCTACACCTTCCAGCTGAAGGCCGTGGACGGGGGCGTCCCGCCGCGCTCGGCTTACGTCGGCGTCACCATCAACGTGCTGGATGAGAACGACAACGCGCCCTACATCACGGCCCCGTCCAACGCCTCCCACCGGCTGCTGACCCCGCAGACACGGCTCGGCGAGACAGTCAGCCAGGTGACGGCCGAGGACATTGACTCCGGGGTCAACGCCGAGCTCACCTACAGCATCGCGGGGGGCAACCCTTACGGACTGTTCCAGATCGGGTCGCACTCGGGGGCCATCACCCTGGAGAAGGAGATCGAGCGGCGTCACCACGGCCTGCACCGGCTGGTGGTCAAGGTCAGCGACCGCGGCAAGCCCCCGCGCTACGGCACGGCCTTGGTCCACCTCTACGTCAACGAGACGCTGACTAACCACACGCTGCTGGAGATGCTGCTGGGCCACAGCCTGGACACGCCGCTGGACATCGACATCGCCGGCGACCCCGAGTACGAGCGCTCCAAGCAGCGCGGCAACATCCTCTTCGGCGTGGTGGCCGGCGTGGTGGCCGTGGCCTTGCTCATCGCCCTGGCCGTGCTCGTGCGCTACTGCCGGCAGCGG
Protein-coding regions in this window:
- the PCDH1 gene encoding protocadherin-1 isoform X2, which encodes MDSGAGGRRCPEAALLFLGPVRMGPLRPTPGPGGQRWQLPPFLLALLLLLAPSPGHATQVLYKVPEEQPPNTLIGSLAADYGFPDVGHLYKLEVGAPYLRVDGKTGDIFTTETSIDREGLRECQNQLPGEPCILEFEVSITDLVQNGSPRLLEGQIEVLDINDNTPNFASPIITLPIPENTNIGSLFPIPVASDRDAGPNGVASYELQAGPEAQELFGLQVAEDQEGKQPQLIVMGNLDRERLDTYDLTIRVQDGGSPPRASSALLRVTVLDTNDNAPKFERPSYEAELSENSPIGHSVIQVKANDSDQGANAEIDYTFHQAPEVVRRLLRLDRNTGLITVQGPVDREDLSTLRFSVLAKDRGTNPKSARAQVVVTVKDMNDNAPSIEIRGIGLVTHQDGMANISEDVAEETAVALVQVSDRDEGENAAVTCVVAGDVPFQLRQASETGSDSKKKYFLQTTTPLDYEKVKDYTIEIVAVDAGNPPLSSTNSLKVQVVDVNDNAPVFTQSVTEVAFPENNQPGEVVAEVTATDADSGSNAELVYSLEPEPAAKGLFSISPETGEIRVKTSLDREQRDSYELKVVAADRGSPSLQGTATVLVNVLDCNDNDPKFMLSGYNFSVMENMPALSPVGMVTVIDGDKGENARVQLTVEQDNGDFVIQNGTGTILSSLSFDREQQSTYTFQLKAVDGGVPPRSAYVGVTINVLDENDNAPYITAPSNASHRLLTPQTRLGETVSQVTAEDIDSGVNAELTYSIAGGNPYGLFQIGSHSGAITLEKEIERRHHGLHRLVVKVSDRGKPPRYGTALVHLYVNETLTNHTLLEMLLGHSLDTPLDIDIAGDPEYERSKQRGNILFGVVAGVVAVALLIALAVLVRYCRQREAKSGYQAGKKETKDLYAPKPSGKASKGNKSKGKKSKSPKPVKPVEDEDEAGLQKSLKFNLMSDAPGDSPRIHLPLNYPPGSPDLGRHYRSNSPLPSIQLQPQSPSASKKHQVVQDLPPANTFVGTGDTTSTGSEQYSDYSYRTNPPKYPSKQLPHRRVTFSATSQAQELQDPSQHSYYDSGLEESETPSSKSSSGPRLGPLALPEDHYERTTPDGSIGEMEHPENDLRPLPDVAMTGTCTRECSEFGHSDTCWMPGQSSPSRRAKSSALKLSTFVPYQDRGGQEPAGAGSPSPPEDRNTKTAPVRLLPSYSAFSHSSHDSCKDSAALEEIPLTQTSDFPPAATPAPAPTTTAKREIYL